From a single Silene latifolia isolate original U9 population chromosome 6, ASM4854445v1, whole genome shotgun sequence genomic region:
- the LOC141588660 gene encoding uncharacterized protein LOC141588660 yields the protein MEKIKDANSGDWWLQMGGESVRRIGYWPKKIFKGLSESGNYVACGGEAYGEPAKMGLPEMGFGIRPEFGGGREWPFCWNTNVVNEDKKAVIYDDFEKLENGRPQYLVFYDERDHRAIFGGPRHLA from the exons ATGGAAAAAATTAAG GATGCAAATTCCGGAGATTGGTGGCTTCAGATGGGGGGTGAGAGTGTACGACGAATAGGGTATTGGCCAAAGAAGATATTTAAAGGCTTATCCGAGTCCGGTAACTACGTTGCATGTGGAGGAGAAGCTTATGGTGAACCTGCGAAAATGGGCCTTCCAGAAATGGGCTTTGGTATTCGACCCGAATTTGGTGGAGGCAGAGAATGGCCTTTTTGCTGGAATACCAATGTGGTGAATGAAGATAAAAAGGCTGTTATCTATGATGATTTTGAGAAACTCGAAAATGGTCGTCCACAATATCTTGTTTTTTATGATGAACGTGATCATCGTGCCATCTTTGGTGGCCCTAGGCATCTAGCGTAA
- the LOC141588661 gene encoding uncharacterized protein LOC141588661, whose product MAPDAKSLFHPALAVNNVANHIPVKLDMDNDQYPLWVALFTNHAKSNRVLHHIIAPKVAPTPPSTNDELEMWETLDATVLQWIYSTVTTELLEIIVEPSSTAMEAWTRLADLFQDNQNSRAVTLEQEFSHIDMADFSSVSTYCQRLKSLADQLKNVGSPVSQNRLVLQLVSSLSPAYHHVGTIIRQANPLPNFFKARSMLALEEAGLAKKEATGPSSSATLFSRSNTDSDNGGKGSANSSTNSKGGRGNGGKKKGKSKGNSGNGSTGKGQGNSSVSAPATPSSAATSTQWPGGYGPWQWSPWAYPPCPYPSNPWMVRPGFTPRPQQGILGPRPQQSYSADASSPSQTDIEAAMYTLGLAPPEPWVMDTGATSHMTANQGTLSSFINSSFSNGILVGNGQSIPIHGYGHIALPKPHPPPVLKNVLYAPKLVKNLISGRKFTSDNNVTVEFDPFGFYVKDIRPGTRILRCDSKGDLYPLSKPSVSAAHPSVFAALAPSKPDTKSYDFLDSGLSPFVIHHLTQPNPAQPAPQPQRTDPISRLLNSSQSAPSPEVQSPETNPTTAAQTPDPTSAVRPPTKQPIPPSKPTTRADHGIYKPNPKYVKSSSQPQNLAHTIAPSPIPKNPVSAIRDPNWKLAMDDEYSALINNKTWVLVPRPENVNVTRSMWIFRHKFNSDGSFERYKARLVGDGKTQQVGVDCGETFSLVVKPATIRTVLSIALSHS is encoded by the exons ATGGCCCCTGATGCAAAGTCGCTATTTCATCCGGCTCTTGCAGTCAACAATGTTGCAAATCATATCCCTGTCAAACTCGACATGGACAACGATCAATATCCTCTCTGGGTAGCATTGTTCACAAATCATGCCAAATCAAATCGTGTCCTCCATCATATCATTGCACCGAAGGTCGCTCCTACGCCTCCTTCCACTAATGATGAATTGGAGATGTGGGAAACGTTGGATGCGACGGTCTTACAGTGGATTTATTCCACTGTAACAACCGAGTTACTTGAAATAATCGTCGAACCAAGCTCCACGGCCATGGAAGCGTGGACTCGTCTTGCCGATCTTTTTCAAGATAATCAAAACTCGCGTGCTGTGACTCTGGAACAAGAGTTTTCACACATCGATATGGCTGATTTTTCGTCCGTCTCCACTTACTGCCAACGTCTCAAATCGTTGGCTGATCAATTGAAAAACGTCGGCTCTCCCGTTTCTCAGAATCGGTTGGTTCTTCAATTGGTCTCGAGTTTGTCTCCGGCCTATCACCATGTCGGTACCATCATCCGACAAGCCAATCCTCTCCCTAATTTTTTCAAAGCCAGATCAATGCTTGCTCTTGAAGAAGCCGGCTTGGCAAAAAAAGAAGCCACCGGGCCTAGTTCCTCGGCAACCTTATTTTCTCGCAGCAATACCGACAGTGACAATGGCGGTAAGGGTTCAGCGAATTCTTCTACAAACAGTAAGGGTGGTCGAGGCAATGGGGGTAAGAAGAAAGGCAAAAGTAAAGGCAATTCGGGTAATGGTAGTACTGGCAAGGGTCAAGGAAATTCCTCGGTTTCCGCACCTGCTACTCCGTCATCAGCTGCTACCTCTACTCAGTGGCCTGGTGGTTACGGACCATGGCAGTGGTCTCCATGGGCATACCCACCATGCCCGTATCCATCTAACCCATGGATGGTACGGCCTGGTTTTACACCTCGTCCTCAACAGGGTATTTTGGGTCCGCGTCCACAGCAGAGTTATTCGGCTGATGCTTCTTCTCCGTCTCAGACCGACATAGAAGCAGCTATGTACACGCTCGGACTCGCTCCACCTGAGCCATGGGTCATGGATACCGGGGCTACATCACATATGACGGCTAATCAAGGTACACTTTCGTCTTTTATTAATTCGAGCTTTTCTAATGGTATACTTGTCGGAAATGGTCAGTCAATTCCAATTCATGGATACGGACATATTGCTCTTCCTAAGCCACATCCACCTCCAGTTTTGAAAAATGTTCTTTACGCTCCTAAACTAGTTAAGAATCTTATTTCCGGTCGTAAATTCACATCTGATAATAACGTCACTGTTGAATTTGATCCTTTTGGTTTTTATGTCAAGGATATACGGCCGGGGACTCGAATACTGAGATGTGATAGTAAAGGTGACCTTTATCCGCTTTCCAAGCCATCTGTGTCAGCCGCTCATCCCTCTGTGTTTGCAGCCTTAGCTCCGTCT AAACCTGACACAAAATCTTACGATTTTTTGGATTCTGGGCTCTCTCCATTTGTTATTCACCATTTGACCCAGCCCAATCCAGCACAGCCGGCCCCTCAACCCCAACGGACTGATCCTATCAGCCGACTCCTTAACTCCTCACAATCAGCCCCATCTCCCGAGGTCCAATCCCCTGAAACCAACCCAACTACCGCGGCCCAAACTCCAGACCCAACCTCAGCTGTCCGACCCCCTACAAAACAGCCCATCCCACCATCTAAGCCCACTACCCGAGCTGATCACGGCATTTACAAGCCCAACCCCAAATACGTGAAATCGTCATCCCAGCCTCAAAATTTGGCTCATACAATAGCTCCGTCACCGATTCCAAAAAATCCCGTGTCCGCTATTCGTGACCCAAATTGGAAACTGGCCATGGATGACGAATATTCCGCTCTTATTAATAATAAGACGTGGGTGTTGGTTCCTCGTCCTGAAAATGTAAATGTTACTCGCTCTATGTGGATTTTTCGTCATAAATTTAATTCTGATGGTTCCTTTGAAAGGTATAAGGCTCGTCTTGTAGGTGATGGCAAAACTCAACAGGTTGGTGTCGATTGTGGGGAAACTTTTAGCCTGGTGGTTAAACCCGCTACTATTCGGACGGTTCTTAGTATTGCTCTATCCCACTCTTAG